A window of the Streptomyces griseochromogenes genome harbors these coding sequences:
- a CDS encoding VOC family protein yields MDTIRWTYAFVDRPAARLADARAFWTAVTGTRPSEPRGGQGEFMTLLSDGTDACVKLQGVTEGAGGAHLDLCVDDPAALARAARELGAGLVADHGDWAVLRSPAGQLFCAVPWHGETVRPPVVEGGRLDQVCLDVPPSRYDTESAFWATLTGWDLQDGSLPEFRVLRPPAGLPVRILLQRLGDDRPASAHLDLACADIAATRARHERLGAVRVHQGPHWAVMRDPAGGTYCLTGRDPGTGALPAAVRES; encoded by the coding sequence ATGGACACCATCCGCTGGACCTACGCCTTCGTCGACCGCCCCGCCGCCCGCCTCGCCGACGCCCGCGCCTTCTGGACGGCCGTCACCGGCACCCGGCCCTCCGAACCGCGCGGTGGACAAGGCGAGTTCATGACGCTGCTGTCCGACGGGACGGACGCCTGCGTGAAGCTCCAGGGAGTCACCGAGGGCGCGGGCGGGGCGCATCTCGACCTCTGCGTCGACGACCCGGCGGCCCTGGCCCGGGCGGCCCGGGAACTCGGCGCGGGCCTGGTCGCGGACCACGGCGACTGGGCGGTGCTGCGCTCGCCCGCCGGGCAGCTGTTCTGCGCCGTGCCGTGGCACGGCGAGACGGTACGGCCGCCGGTGGTCGAGGGCGGCCGCCTGGACCAGGTGTGCCTGGACGTCCCGCCCTCCCGGTACGACACCGAGAGCGCCTTCTGGGCCACGCTGACCGGCTGGGACCTCCAGGACGGTTCCCTGCCGGAGTTCCGGGTGCTCCGGCCGCCCGCGGGCCTGCCCGTGCGGATCCTGCTCCAGCGGCTCGGCGACGACCGCCCGGCCTCCGCCCACCTGGACCTGGCCTGCGCGGACATCGCGGCGACCCGGGCCCGGCACGAGCGTCTGGGCGCCGTCCGCGTCCACCAGGGCCCGCACTGGGCGGTGATGCGCGACCCGGCCGGCGGCACGTACTGCCTGACGGGCCGGGACCCCGGGACGGGCGCACTGCCCGCGGCGGTCAGGGAATCGTGA
- a CDS encoding VOC family protein: protein MDLKLKQCFIAVDDHDKALHFYCDVLGMEIRNDVGFEGMRWVTVGSPLQPDVEIVLEPPGASPDISPADKQAIAELLAKGLLRGVIFTTADCDALYERVREAGGDVLQEPTDQPYGVRDCAFRDPAGNMLRFLQRPAD from the coding sequence ATGGATCTGAAACTCAAGCAGTGCTTCATCGCCGTGGACGACCACGACAAGGCGCTCCACTTCTACTGTGACGTGCTCGGCATGGAGATCCGCAACGACGTGGGCTTCGAGGGGATGCGCTGGGTCACCGTGGGCTCGCCGCTCCAGCCGGACGTGGAGATCGTGCTGGAGCCGCCGGGCGCGAGCCCGGACATCTCCCCAGCCGACAAGCAGGCGATCGCCGAGTTGCTCGCCAAGGGCCTGCTGCGCGGTGTCATCTTCACCACCGCCGACTGCGACGCGCTGTACGAGCGGGTCCGGGAGGCCGGCGGCGATGTGCTCCAGGAGCCCACGGACCAGCCCTACGGGGTGCGCGACTGCGCCTTCCGGGACCCGGCCGGGAACATGCTGCGGTTCCTTCAGCGGCCCGCGGACTGA
- a CDS encoding helix-turn-helix transcriptional regulator — MTLEDLVRLRRVRDRMDREYAEPLDMTELARGAHMSPGHFQRSFRKAYGETPYSYLMTRRVERAKALLRRGDLTVTEVCFAVGCTSLGSFSSRFTELVGQTPSAYRAASHEESAVIPSCVARSFTRPRRRPY; from the coding sequence ATGACCCTGGAGGACCTGGTACGGCTGCGGCGGGTGCGTGACCGCATGGACCGCGAGTACGCCGAGCCGCTCGACATGACCGAGCTGGCGCGGGGCGCCCACATGTCGCCGGGTCACTTCCAGCGCAGCTTCCGCAAGGCGTACGGGGAGACGCCGTACAGCTATCTGATGACGCGCCGGGTCGAGCGGGCCAAGGCGCTGCTGCGTCGCGGCGACCTCACCGTGACCGAGGTGTGCTTCGCCGTCGGCTGCACCTCCCTCGGCTCCTTCAGCTCCCGGTTCACCGAGTTGGTCGGCCAGACCCCGAGCGCCTATCGGGCCGCCTCCCACGAGGAGAGCGCGGTGATCCCCTCCTGTGTGGCCCGTTCGTTCACCCGCCCGCGCCGCAGGCCGTACTGA
- a CDS encoding inorganic phosphate transporter encodes MDHITFLVAVVIVTALAFDFTNGFHDTANAMATSIATGALKPRTAVLVSGVLNIVGAFLSTEVAKTISGGIVDDTLVTPAMIFAGLVGAILWNLVTWLAGLPSSSSHALFGGLIGAVWVGAGSDGVHFDKVVEKVLIPAVASPMVAGVAALIATYLTYKLTERARKESVTKGFRIGQIASASLVSLAHGTNDAQKTMGVITLTLISAGALGHEAGPPVWVIGAAGVAIGLGTYLGGWRIIRTMGKGLTEIQSPQGFAAETASTTVILTSAHLGFALSTTQVASGSILGAGLGRRLAEVRWGVAGRMVAAWLITLPAAALVGGLAASVVKHGGNVGTAVIALVAVALATVIVLASRRNPVHANNVNDDHEVTLTTAPAHVDTAA; translated from the coding sequence ATGGACCACATCACGTTCCTCGTGGCGGTCGTCATCGTCACGGCGCTGGCCTTCGACTTCACCAATGGGTTCCACGACACGGCGAACGCGATGGCGACATCCATCGCGACGGGGGCGCTGAAACCACGGACGGCCGTTCTGGTGAGCGGCGTGCTGAACATCGTGGGTGCCTTCCTGTCCACCGAGGTCGCCAAGACGATCTCCGGCGGGATAGTGGACGACACACTGGTCACCCCAGCGATGATCTTCGCCGGACTGGTCGGGGCGATCCTGTGGAACCTCGTGACCTGGCTCGCCGGGCTGCCCTCCAGCTCGTCGCACGCCCTGTTCGGCGGGCTCATCGGGGCCGTCTGGGTCGGTGCGGGGTCCGACGGTGTGCACTTCGACAAGGTTGTCGAGAAGGTGCTCATCCCCGCCGTGGCCTCGCCGATGGTGGCGGGCGTCGCGGCGCTGATCGCCACCTACCTCACCTACAAGCTCACCGAGCGGGCCCGCAAGGAGTCGGTCACCAAGGGCTTCCGGATCGGCCAGATCGCCTCGGCCTCGCTGGTCTCGCTGGCGCACGGCACCAACGACGCGCAGAAGACGATGGGCGTCATCACCCTCACCCTCATCTCGGCGGGCGCCCTCGGGCACGAGGCGGGGCCGCCGGTCTGGGTGATCGGTGCGGCGGGCGTCGCCATCGGCCTCGGCACTTACCTGGGCGGCTGGCGGATCATCCGCACCATGGGCAAGGGCCTCACCGAGATCCAGTCCCCGCAGGGCTTCGCCGCCGAGACGGCCTCCACGACGGTGATCCTCACCTCCGCCCACCTGGGCTTCGCCCTGTCCACCACCCAGGTTGCCTCAGGCTCCATCCTCGGCGCCGGTCTGGGCCGGCGCCTGGCGGAGGTCCGCTGGGGCGTCGCCGGCCGCATGGTGGCCGCCTGGCTGATCACCCTGCCCGCCGCCGCGCTGGTCGGCGGGCTCGCCGCGAGCGTGGTCAAGCACGGCGGCAACGTCGGTACGGCGGTGATCGCCCTGGTCGCGGTCGCCCTCGCGACGGTCATCGTCCTCGCCTCGCGCCGCAACCCGGTGCACGCGAACAACGTCAACGACGACCACGAGGTCACCCTCACCACCGCCCCGGCCCACGTCGACACGGCCGCCTGA